The nucleotide sequence CGCCAGGTCGAAAACGGGCGTGCCTCGTGTGAGGACGACCCCCGCGGCGAGCACCGCGCGCGATCGTACGATCGTTCCTTCATAGACTCCGCAGTTCCCGCCGACGAGCACGTCGTCTTCGATCACGACCGGCGCCGCGTTGACCGGCTCGAGCACCCCGCCGATCTGTGCGGCCGCGCTGACATGCACACGCTTGCCGATCTGCGCGCACGATCCGATCAGCGCGTGGGAATCCACCATCGTACCTGTGTCGACGTACGCGCCGACGTTCACGTACATCGGCGGCATGCACACCACTCCCGACGCGACGTAGGCGCCGCGTCGGATGGACGAACCGCCCGGAACGACACGCACGTTGTGTTCGACTTTGAAGCGCCGAATTGGGTAGGTGTCCTTGTCGACGAACGAGAGTTCTCCGTCGTACGCCTTGAGCCGCCCCAGCCGAAAACCGAGGAGGATGCCGCGCTTCACCCACGGGTTGGCGCGCCACACGTTGTCGTCGCCCTTGCTCGCCGAACGCACGGTGCCGCCCTCGAGCGCGTAGAGCAACGACTCGATTGCGTCGACGGCGCTCGGCGCCAGCGCCGCTCCTTCGGGTGTGGCCGCGAGCTGTTCGATGTCCGCTTGGAGCTGGACGAGGTCGGTCACGATGGCAGCTCTGCTCCCGCCGCCATCAGTGCCGAGCGAACGGCGTCGCCGTAGGCATCGGACAGGGGCACGAGCGGCGAGCGCAAAACGTTTTTGATCTTGCCCATACACGCGAGCGCTGCCTTCACGGGAATCGGATTCGACTCGACGAACGCCGCCCGCATCCACGGCAGCAGCTTCATGTGAATCTTGCGCGCCGCGGCCTGGTCGCCCGCCAACATCCGGTTGCACAGCTCGGACATGAGGTTGGGGGCCGCGTTCGAGATCACGGACACGATGCCGTCTCCGCCGAGCGCCATCACGGGCAACGTGAGCTCGTCGTCGCCGGACAGGACGGAGAATTCGGGCGCGCGTCCTCGAATCACGTCGGCGATCTGCGACAGCTGTCCCGACGCCTCTTTCGTCGCGACGACTCCGGGAATTCGCGACAGCTCGAGCGTCGTCTTCGCTTCGATGTTGCTTCCCGTTCGTCCTGGAACGTTGTAAACCACGATCGGCAGATCGACCGCCGCCGCGATCGCCGCGTAGTGCGCGACGATGCCGCGCTGCGGCGGCTTGTTGTACCACGGCGAGGTATGGAGCAGATGCGTCGCGCCGAGATCCTGCACGCGCTTGGAGAGGTCGATCGCCTTTTGCGTGTCGTTGCTCGCGGCGCCCGCCACGATCGGTACGCGGCCGTTCGCCTGCTTGGCGACGATCTCGACGACGCGGCAGTGCTCCTCGATCGTCATCGTCGCCGCTTCGCCCGTGCTCCCGCACGGCACCAGAAAGTGAATTCCCTCGGCGATCTGCCAATCGACGAGCGCGCGCAGCGCCTCCTCGTCGATGCTCGTGTCGTCGTTGAACGGCGTCACCAACGCGGTGCCGCAACCCGTGAGTCGTGCAATGTCCGCTGTCATTGAGAATCCTCTGTCGCCGCGCTCGCGAGCACGTCGCGCATCGTGAACACGCCTCGCTTCCCGATGAGCCAGCCGGCGGCAAGGAGCGCGCCCTCGGCGAACACCCGCCGGTCGCGAGCCGTGTGCGTCAACCGAATCTGCTCGAACGGCGCGTCGAAAATGAACTCGTGAATCCCCGGAACCGAACCGGTCCGCACGCTGGTGATCGGAATCGCGTGCCCCCAGGCCCGACCCGCGGCGGCCGCGAGCGTTTGTGCAGTCCCGGAGGGCGCGTCTTTCTTCGCCGCGTGATGCGTCTCGATCTCATGCGCGTCGAATCCCGTGGCCGCGCGCAGCAGACGAGCGGCCTCGGCGACGATTTGCTCGAACGCGTTCACGCCGAGCGAAAAATTGGCCGCGGTCAAAAGCGCACCCTGCCGTTCGTCCACGAGACGCCGAACTTCGTCGAAGCCGTCGTACCAGCCCGTGGTGCCGACGACCACCGGACATCCGAACCCGACGAGCGACCGAATGTTCGCCGGCGCCGCCCCTGGAACGCTGAACTCCACGGCGACGTCTGCCCCGCCCAGCGACTCGCGGGTCGGCGTCATCATGTCGCGCTGCCCCAACTCCGCGACGACCGACCATCCGCGGTCGGGCGCCAGCTCGCCGATGGCGCGGCCCATCTTGCCCAGTCCGACGATCGCCAGCTTGCGTGTCATGCGGCTTTCCCCCCACTCCCCGCCGACTCGAAGAACGCGGCGTGGAGCCGCTGCATGGCGGGCCTCACGTGTTCGTCGTCGACGACCATCGTCAGGTTGATGCGGCTCGCGCTGAGCGAGAGCATGTGCACGCGTACGTCGCCGATCGCGTCGAGCGCTCGCGCCATGGCGTGCCCGCCCTCCGCGATCGCGCCGCCGACGACGGCGACGATGCCGCGATTCCGCTCGATGGCGACGTCGCCGAGCGAGCGCAGGTCGGAGACGATCGAATCCAAACGCGATGCATCGTCCACCGTGAGCGACACGGAGACTTCCGACGTCGCCACGACGTCGACCGACGTCTTGTGCCGCTCGAACGTCGCGAAGATCGAGCGCAGGAACCCTTCGGTGAGGAGCATGCGCGGCGAACCGACGCGCACGAGCGTCACGCCTCCCTTCCCGGCGATGGCGCTCACCGATCGCTGCGGCGCGTCGAACGTGATCTTGGTGCCGTGACCCTGCGGGTTCATCGAGTTGAGAACGTAGACCGGAATCCCGAGGCGGACGGCGGGAGCGATTGTGTTCGGGTGCAGCACCTTTGCGCCGAACGATGCCAACTCCGACGCCTCCGCGAACGCAATCTGGTCGATCAGCCGCGCCGAAGGAACGACGCGCGGGTCGGCGGTGAGCATGCCGTCCACGTCGGTCCAGATCTCGATCGCGTCGGCGCGCACCGCGGCGCCGATCAGCGACGCGCTGTAGTCGCTGCCGCCGCGCCCGAGCGTCGTGATGATTCGCGTACCTTCAGACGCTCCGATGAAGCCGCCGAGCACCGGCACCTTTCCGTCCCGCAGTAGCGGCAACACCAGACGGCGGCACGAGTCAGCGATCGCGTCGCGCTGGGGCTCGGCGCGCGTGAACGCGTCGTCGGTGATCATGACGTCGCATGCATCCACGTGCACCGCCGGAATCCCCGACCGCTTGAACGCCGCCACGCACAGGATGGACGACATTCGCTCGCCGAACGAGGCGATGGCGTCGAGACTGCGCGGCGTGAGGTCTCCAAGCGTTGACAGCGCTTCGGCGAGGTGCGCCATCTCGTCGATCATCGCGCTCAACTCCTCGCACGTCTCGACCGCGTCGGCTCCGTCGCCGAGCAGCCGCTCGGCTTCGCCGAGGTGCCGGTCTCGAAGCCCCTCTAACGACGCGAGGGCGCCGAGGAGATGTCCGCGCGAGGCTTGCTCGGCGAGTGCGAGCAGCGAGTTGGTCACACCGCCGAGCGCCGAGACGACGACGATCGGTCCTCGGTCGAGCCGCGTGCCGACGATGCTCGAGGTTCGCTTTACCGCTTCCGCGTCGGCGACCGACGTGCCGCCGAACTTGAGGACGATCACGGGCCGTCGAGCAGCCCGCAGCGCATCATCAACTCGGCGTTCAGCACCGACGCGCCGGCGGCGCCGCGAATCACGTTGTGCCCCATCGCCACGAGCTTCACGTCGAACACGGGATCGCGGCGGACTCGCCCCACGATCACCGTCATGCCGCCGCCCGCGTCGACCTGGCGCCGCGGCTGCGGCCGATCCGGCTGGTCCGCGAGAACGATGGGCCGTTCGGGCGCGCTAGGCAGGTTTCGCGCGTTCTCGTTGCCGCGCCACTCGGCGATGGCGGCCGACACTTCATCCGCCGGCGCGCGCTTCTTGAGGGCGAGCGAGACGCAGACCGTATGGCCGTGCTCCACCGGAACCCGGTTCGCGTGCGCGCTGACCGCGAATTCGGCGCTCTTGATGGACCCGACATTCAGCGAGCCAAGAAACTTTCGAACCTCGCCTTCGATCTTCGGCTCTTCGTCGGCGATGTAGGGAATCACGTTGCCGATGATGTCGAGCGACGGAACGCCCGGGTAGCCTGCGCCCGACACGGCCTGCATCGTCACGACGATCATCCGCTCGATGCCGAATGCCTGATGGATCGGTGCGACGGGGAGCGTCGTGACGATGGCCGAGCAATTCCCGTTCGCGACGATCGCCCCGGGCCAGCCGCGATTCTTGCGTTGCGATTCGATCACGCCGAGATGATCGGGGTTCACCTCGGCGATGACGAGTGGAACGTCGGGCTCCATGCGATGGTTCTTCGCGTTCGTCAGCACCGTTCGTCCGGCGCGCGCGAACGCCGGCTCGGCGTCGCCCGCCGCGGCCGAGTCGAGCGCCGAAAAGACGACGTCCGCATCGACGCGATCCGGATCGCACGGTTGAACGATCATGTCGGCGACGAACGGCGGCATGTCACCGGCGCCCACCCATTTCGCCGCCTCGCGATACGGCTTCCCCGCCGATCGCTCGGACGCGGCGAGTGAAACCAGCTCGAACCACGGATGTCCGACGAGTAACCGAATGAACGCCTGTCCCACGGCGCCGGTTGCGCCGAGGACCGCGACGCGGCGTCGCTGTCCGGGGCTGGGCGATGAAAGGGGCGGATTCGAGGGCACGGGTGTCATGCGGCGAGCAGAGTCTTCACGATCTTCTTGTACGATTCGACCGCCGCCTTCAATTCGCGCACGCTGATGAACTCTCCGGGGGTGTGCGCGACGTGGATCGAGCCGGGACCAAAGAGGAGCGGCGTGCCCCATCGCGACAGCAGCGGGATGTCCGACGTATAGGCGACAGGTGCAACTTCGAAGCCGGGGATCGTATGGAAGTGCTGCGCCGGAATGTGCGATCCGAACTCGAGCTCGGCTCGCCCCTTCGCCCACTTCTCGATCTGCGCGCGAATCGGCGCCACGTCGCCCACGAGCCGAAACATGATCTCCGCTTCGGCGGCCGCGGGAATGATGTTGGCCGCGGTTCCGCCGCGCAGCACCCCGACGTTATAGGTCGTGTCGCCCAGGACCCCGTCGTGCGGCAGATCCAACTGATCTAGCGTCGGCAGCAACGCGAGCATCGGTGTGATGGCCGATTCCCCCAATTGCGGGTACGCCGAGTGCGCGGCGCGTCCGTGCGTGCGCACAGTCACGCGAAGCGAGCCTTTGGCTCCGCTCGCCAGCTTGCTCTCGGTGGGTTCGCCGTTCACGAGAAACTTGCTCGTCGCCGCGAGGTGGTTCGCCGCTCGAGCGCCGTCGGACCCCTTCTCTTCTCCCACGACGAACAAGAGATCGACACGCTCTTCGCCGGACGTCGCGAGCTGCTCGGCGGCGGCCAACATGGCGGCGGCGATTCCTTTGGCGTCGCAGGACCCGCGCCCCATCAGGCGGTCGCCGTCCCGGCGCGGCGGGATATATGGAAGGACGGTGTCGAGGTGCGTGGAGAATGTGACGCCGCGTCCCTTCCGCGATGCCCACACGTTGGCGCGGTCCTTTGTCACCTCTTGGAGCGTGACATTCCAACCGCGCGCGACAAGCCACTTCGAGACGAAATCCACCGCGCCGCTTTCGGCGCCCGTGGAGGAATCCAACGCGAGGAGTTCGGCGGCCAGCGAGACGACATCGGTCATGCCGCCAAAGCTAGCCAGACCGGTCACTCCCCGCGCAGGGCCCTCGCGGGATCGACGCGCGCGGCGCGCAGGCCTGGAACATACGCGGCCAACAACCCGATGATCGCGAGCAGTGCTCCGTTGACGGCGAACGTTGTTGCGTCGCGCGGAGGAATGCCGAACAGCAGCTTCTGCATGAGATTGGCTCCTGCGAACGCAACCACCATCCCGATTCCGATGCCGATGGCGCATAGACCGGCGCCGCGCATCAGGATGGATCGAACGACGTCGCCGCGCGTCGCGCCGAGCGCTACACGCACCGCGATTTCGTGACGCCGCTGTTCGACGGTGTACGACACAACGCCGTAGATGCCCACGGCGGCCAGCAGCAGACCGAGGATACCAAAGAGACTGAACAGCGCCGCGCTCAGCCGGTTGGAAACGACCGCGCGCTTCTCGAGTGCGCTCAACGGTTCCACGGCCGCGAGGGGAATGTTGCGATCGATCTCGCGCACCGCCTTTCGAAGCGGCGCCACG is from Gemmatimonadaceae bacterium and encodes:
- a CDS encoding 2,3,4,5-tetrahydropyridine-2,6-dicarboxylate N-succinyltransferase — encoded protein: MTDLVQLQADIEQLAATPEGAALAPSAVDAIESLLYALEGGTVRSASKGDDNVWRANPWVKRGILLGFRLGRLKAYDGELSFVDKDTYPIRRFKVEHNVRVVPGGSSIRRGAYVASGVVCMPPMYVNVGAYVDTGTMVDSHALIGSCAQIGKRVHVSAAAQIGGVLEPVNAAPVVIEDDVLVGGNCGVYEGTIVRSRAVLAAGVVLTRGTPVFDLARETVYRGNAEQPLEIPEAAVVVPGARAVTSGWGADHHLSLQAPVIVKYRDEKTDLATTLEAWLR
- the dapA gene encoding 4-hydroxy-tetrahydrodipicolinate synthase, with product MTADIARLTGCGTALVTPFNDDTSIDEEALRALVDWQIAEGIHFLVPCGSTGEAATMTIEEHCRVVEIVAKQANGRVPIVAGAASNDTQKAIDLSKRVQDLGATHLLHTSPWYNKPPQRGIVAHYAAIAAAVDLPIVVYNVPGRTGSNIEAKTTLELSRIPGVVATKEASGQLSQIADVIRGRAPEFSVLSGDDELTLPVMALGGDGIVSVISNAAPNLMSELCNRMLAGDQAAARKIHMKLLPWMRAAFVESNPIPVKAALACMGKIKNVLRSPLVPLSDAYGDAVRSALMAAGAELPS
- a CDS encoding dihydrodipicolinate reductase C-terminal domain-containing protein encodes the protein MTRKLAIVGLGKMGRAIGELAPDRGWSVVAELGQRDMMTPTRESLGGADVAVEFSVPGAAPANIRSLVGFGCPVVVGTTGWYDGFDEVRRLVDERQGALLTAANFSLGVNAFEQIVAEAARLLRAATGFDAHEIETHHAAKKDAPSGTAQTLAAAAGRAWGHAIPITSVRTGSVPGIHEFIFDAPFEQIRLTHTARDRRVFAEGALLAAGWLIGKRGVFTMRDVLASAATEDSQ
- the lysC gene encoding lysine-sensitive aspartokinase 3, encoding MIVLKFGGTSVADAEAVKRTSSIVGTRLDRGPIVVVSALGGVTNSLLALAEQASRGHLLGALASLEGLRDRHLGEAERLLGDGADAVETCEELSAMIDEMAHLAEALSTLGDLTPRSLDAIASFGERMSSILCVAAFKRSGIPAVHVDACDVMITDDAFTRAEPQRDAIADSCRRLVLPLLRDGKVPVLGGFIGASEGTRIITTLGRGGSDYSASLIGAAVRADAIEIWTDVDGMLTADPRVVPSARLIDQIAFAEASELASFGAKVLHPNTIAPAVRLGIPVYVLNSMNPQGHGTKITFDAPQRSVSAIAGKGGVTLVRVGSPRMLLTEGFLRSIFATFERHKTSVDVVATSEVSVSLTVDDASRLDSIVSDLRSLGDVAIERNRGIVAVVGGAIAEGGHAMARALDAIGDVRVHMLSLSASRINLTMVVDDEHVRPAMQRLHAAFFESAGSGGKAA
- the asd gene encoding aspartate-semialdehyde dehydrogenase, encoding MTPVPSNPPLSSPSPGQRRRVAVLGATGAVGQAFIRLLVGHPWFELVSLAASERSAGKPYREAAKWVGAGDMPPFVADMIVQPCDPDRVDADVVFSALDSAAAGDAEPAFARAGRTVLTNAKNHRMEPDVPLVIAEVNPDHLGVIESQRKNRGWPGAIVANGNCSAIVTTLPVAPIHQAFGIERMIVVTMQAVSGAGYPGVPSLDIIGNVIPYIADEEPKIEGEVRKFLGSLNVGSIKSAEFAVSAHANRVPVEHGHTVCVSLALKKRAPADEVSAAIAEWRGNENARNLPSAPERPIVLADQPDRPQPRRQVDAGGGMTVIVGRVRRDPVFDVKLVAMGHNVIRGAAGASVLNAELMMRCGLLDGP
- a CDS encoding M20/M25/M40 family metallo-hydrolase — translated: MTDVVSLAAELLALDSSTGAESGAVDFVSKWLVARGWNVTLQEVTKDRANVWASRKGRGVTFSTHLDTVLPYIPPRRDGDRLMGRGSCDAKGIAAAMLAAAEQLATSGEERVDLLFVVGEEKGSDGARAANHLAATSKFLVNGEPTESKLASGAKGSLRVTVRTHGRAAHSAYPQLGESAITPMLALLPTLDQLDLPHDGVLGDTTYNVGVLRGGTAANIIPAAAEAEIMFRLVGDVAPIRAQIEKWAKGRAELEFGSHIPAQHFHTIPGFEVAPVAYTSDIPLLSRWGTPLLFGPGSIHVAHTPGEFISVRELKAAVESYKKIVKTLLAA